A stretch of the Massilia varians genome encodes the following:
- a CDS encoding MFS transporter, with amino-acid sequence MTAVTTRAAVDGQAQAGERISGKRLRAIFVGSSGNLVEWFDFYCYSAFALYFASSFFPAQDPTAQMMSTAGIFALGFFVRPIGGILFGRLADRRGRRTALMASVLLMCFGSLIIACAPTYATAGILSPCLLLLARLLQGLSLGGEYGASATYLSEMADSKHRGFYASFQYVTLIGGQLLALLLLLVLQRFLLSDEQLRAWGWRIPFFIGATLAVLALTMRHNMPETDSFEAARKKAKKMGGLQQLMQHPREVLLVIGLTMGGTLAFYVYTTYMQKFLRLSVGLTDAQTTAVSAGSLLFAMCLQPLYGALSDRIGRRPLLVGFALLGTLFTVPLLTAIRNASGPWEAFALIACAWIIVSGYTSINALVKAELFPATIRATGVGVPYAFAVSVFGGTAEYLALWFKSINLESGFYWYATGVIACTLVVCWFMRDTAANSRIDAEARG; translated from the coding sequence ATGACTGCAGTCACAACGAGGGCGGCCGTCGACGGCCAGGCCCAGGCCGGGGAACGGATTTCCGGCAAGCGCTTGCGCGCCATCTTCGTCGGCTCGTCCGGCAACCTGGTCGAGTGGTTCGATTTCTACTGCTACTCGGCGTTCGCGCTGTATTTCGCCAGTTCCTTCTTTCCGGCCCAGGACCCGACCGCGCAGATGATGTCCACCGCCGGCATCTTTGCCCTCGGCTTCTTCGTGCGCCCGATCGGCGGCATCCTGTTCGGCCGCCTGGCCGACCGGCGCGGCCGCAGGACGGCCCTGATGGCCTCGGTCCTGCTCATGTGCTTCGGCTCGCTCATCATCGCCTGCGCGCCCACCTACGCCACCGCCGGCATCCTGTCGCCCTGCCTGCTGCTGCTGGCGCGCCTGCTGCAGGGCCTGAGCCTGGGCGGCGAGTACGGCGCCAGCGCCACCTACCTGTCGGAAATGGCGGACTCCAAGCACCGCGGCTTCTATGCCAGCTTCCAGTACGTGACCCTGATCGGCGGCCAGCTGCTGGCGCTGCTGCTCCTGCTGGTGCTGCAGCGTTTCCTGCTCTCGGACGAACAGCTGCGTGCCTGGGGCTGGCGGATTCCCTTCTTCATCGGTGCGACCCTGGCCGTGCTGGCGCTGACCATGCGCCACAACATGCCCGAGACCGACTCCTTCGAGGCGGCGCGCAAGAAGGCCAAGAAGATGGGCGGCCTGCAGCAGCTGATGCAGCACCCGCGCGAGGTCCTCCTGGTGATCGGCCTGACCATGGGCGGCACGCTGGCCTTCTACGTCTACACCACCTACATGCAGAAATTCCTGCGCCTGTCGGTGGGCCTGACCGACGCCCAGACCACGGCGGTGTCCGCAGGCTCGCTGCTGTTCGCCATGTGCCTGCAGCCGCTGTACGGCGCGCTGTCCGACCGCATCGGCCGCCGTCCGCTGCTGGTGGGCTTCGCGCTGCTCGGCACCCTGTTCACGGTGCCGCTGCTCACCGCGATTCGCAATGCCTCAGGCCCATGGGAAGCTTTCGCCCTGATCGCCTGCGCCTGGATCATCGTGTCCGGCTACACCTCGATCAACGCGCTGGTGAAGGCCGAGCTGTTCCCGGCCACCATCCGCGCCACCGGCGTCGGCGTGCCGTACGCCTTCGCGGTGTCGGTGTTCGGCGGGACGGCCGAGTACCTGGCGCTGTGGTTCAAGTCGATCAACCTGGAAAGCGGCTTCTACTGGTATGCCACCGGCGTGATCGCCTGCACCCTGGTGGTGTGCTGGTTCATGCGCGATACCGCGGCGAATTCGCGGATCGATGCGGAGGCGCGCGGCTAG
- a CDS encoding ExbD/TolR family protein: MNFRRGRQREEPEINLIPFIDVLLVVLIFLMVSTTYSKFTELQITLPTADAEKVQERPFEINVTIDAKGNYTVNNVPVAFHSVAGLADDLKNAARSAGPNGQPANDPVVIVNADQFAMHQMVINVLEAARVAGYDKLTFAAQTGAKK; this comes from the coding sequence ATGAACTTCCGCCGCGGCCGCCAGCGCGAGGAACCGGAGATCAACCTGATTCCGTTCATCGACGTGCTGCTGGTCGTCCTGATCTTCCTGATGGTCTCGACCACCTACAGCAAGTTCACCGAGCTGCAGATCACCCTGCCCACGGCCGACGCAGAGAAGGTGCAGGAGCGCCCCTTCGAGATCAACGTCACCATCGACGCCAAGGGCAACTACACGGTGAACAACGTGCCGGTGGCCTTCCACAGCGTGGCCGGCCTGGCCGACGACCTGAAGAACGCCGCCCGCAGCGCCGGCCCCAACGGCCAGCCCGCCAACGATCCGGTGGTGATCGTCAACGCCGACCAGTTCGCGATGCACCAGATGGTCATCAACGTGCTGGAAGCGGCGCGCGTGGCCGGCTACGACAAGCTGACCTTCGCCGCCCAGACCGGCGCCAAAAAGTAA
- a CDS encoding Rid family detoxifying hydrolase, whose product MDKKRLLMALCLAAGACALGGCTTPTPRKEVLRTDQIYPPIGPYSQMIGYGNHIYFSGIIALNRAGTALEGATIEEQTKHVLDYIGAGLASQGLSYEDVLSSTVYMQDLNEFAGMNAVYAQYFTKDPPARATIQVARLPRDAKIEIAVIAGRR is encoded by the coding sequence GTGGACAAGAAACGCTTACTGATGGCCCTGTGCCTTGCCGCCGGCGCCTGCGCGCTGGGCGGCTGTACGACACCCACGCCGCGCAAGGAAGTGCTCAGGACCGACCAGATCTATCCGCCGATCGGCCCCTATTCCCAGATGATCGGCTACGGCAACCACATCTATTTCTCGGGCATCATCGCCCTGAACCGGGCCGGCACTGCGCTCGAGGGCGCCACGATCGAGGAGCAGACGAAACATGTGCTCGACTACATCGGGGCGGGCCTGGCCTCGCAGGGCCTGAGCTACGAGGACGTCCTGTCGAGCACGGTGTACATGCAGGACCTGAATGAGTTCGCCGGCATGAACGCCGTCTACGCCCAGTATTTCACCAAGGATCCGCCGGCCCGCGCCACGATCCAGGTGGCGCGCCTGCCGCGCGACGCCAAGATCGAGATCGCGGTCATTGCAGGGCGCCGCTAA
- a CDS encoding metal/formaldehyde-sensitive transcriptional repressor, whose amino-acid sequence MSHTAREKAKLLARVRRIRGQVEAIERALEAEAGCAEVLHLLAASRGAMNGLMAEVIEDHVREHLAARDLTEAERGEGADELLEVIRAYLK is encoded by the coding sequence TTGTCGCACACCGCACGAGAAAAAGCGAAATTGCTCGCTCGCGTACGCCGCATCCGCGGCCAGGTCGAGGCGATCGAGCGCGCATTGGAGGCCGAAGCCGGGTGCGCGGAGGTCTTGCATTTACTGGCAGCCAGCCGGGGCGCCATGAACGGCTTGATGGCCGAAGTCATCGAGGATCACGTGCGGGAACACCTCGCGGCACGCGACCTGACGGAAGCGGAGCGTGGCGAAGGCGCAGACGAACTGCTCGAAGTGATTCGAGCGTATTTGAAGTAG
- the xseA gene encoding exodeoxyribonuclease VII large subunit codes for MEFQSDADFAYTAPPVLSVTTLNQQVARLLERSFPLVWIGGEISNFTRASSGHWYFTLKDDAAQVRAVMFRSRAQYAGFVPREGDKVEVRALVTLYGARGDYQINVETIRRAGVGQLYEAFLRLKEKLQAQGLFDQERKRALPLFPRTIGIVTSPQAAALRDVLTALRRRAPHVRVILYPAPVQGQFAADKIAEAIQSASSRQEADVLLVCRGGGSIEDLWSFNEECVARAIDACQIPVISGVGHETDVTIADFAADVRAATPTAAAELAVTPRADWLASLSGDAQDLRRAMRRTLSDASQSLDGYSRRLLSPTTQIRHQRVKLLSMAAALTHAVRTPVNRQNLMLAQLQQRWMRHRPDMRAMRAQLQSDGRHLNTSLCNAVKRRRDALEALAAQLELLNPQRTLERGYAIVRNVKGEVLRDPAQVKARNKLSLRLAGGTADIVVSSVQTALGDPND; via the coding sequence ATGGAATTCCAAAGCGACGCCGACTTCGCCTATACCGCCCCACCCGTCCTGAGCGTGACGACCCTGAACCAGCAGGTCGCGCGCCTGCTCGAACGGAGTTTTCCCCTGGTCTGGATCGGCGGCGAGATCTCGAACTTCACGCGCGCCAGTTCCGGCCACTGGTATTTCACGCTGAAGGACGATGCCGCCCAGGTGCGCGCCGTGATGTTCCGCAGCCGCGCCCAGTACGCCGGCTTCGTTCCGCGCGAAGGCGACAAGGTCGAGGTGCGCGCCCTGGTCACCCTGTATGGCGCGCGCGGCGACTACCAGATCAATGTCGAGACCATCCGCCGCGCCGGCGTCGGCCAGCTCTACGAAGCCTTCCTGCGGCTCAAGGAAAAGCTCCAGGCCCAGGGCCTGTTCGACCAGGAGCGCAAGCGAGCGCTGCCGCTGTTCCCGCGCACCATCGGCATCGTCACCAGCCCCCAGGCCGCGGCCCTGCGCGACGTGCTCACCGCCCTGCGCCGCCGTGCGCCGCACGTGCGCGTGATCCTCTACCCGGCCCCGGTGCAGGGCCAGTTCGCCGCCGACAAGATCGCCGAAGCGATTCAATCGGCATCAAGCCGGCAGGAAGCCGACGTGCTGCTGGTATGCCGCGGCGGCGGTTCGATCGAAGACCTGTGGAGCTTCAACGAGGAATGCGTGGCGCGCGCCATCGACGCCTGCCAGATTCCGGTGATCTCGGGCGTGGGCCACGAGACCGACGTCACCATCGCCGACTTCGCCGCCGACGTGCGCGCCGCCACCCCGACCGCCGCCGCGGAACTGGCGGTCACCCCGCGCGCCGACTGGCTCGCCTCCTTGTCGGGCGACGCCCAGGACCTGCGCCGCGCCATGCGCCGCACGCTGTCGGACGCCAGCCAGAGCCTGGACGGCTATAGCCGGCGCCTGTTGAGTCCGACTACCCAGATCCGCCACCAGCGCGTGAAGCTGCTGTCGATGGCGGCCGCGCTGACCCATGCGGTGCGCACCCCGGTGAACCGCCAGAACCTGATGCTGGCCCAGCTGCAGCAGCGCTGGATGCGCCATCGCCCCGACATGCGGGCCATGCGCGCACAGCTGCAGTCGGACGGCCGCCACCTGAACACCAGCCTGTGCAACGCCGTCAAACGGCGGCGCGACGCTCTCGAGGCCCTGGCGGCCCAGCTGGAACTGCTGAACCCGCAACGCACGCTCGAGCGCGGCTATGCCATCGTCCGCAACGTCAAGGGCGAGGTGCTGCGCGACCCGGCGCAGGTCAAGGCGCGCAACAAGCTGAGCCTGCGGCTGGCCGGCGGCACGGCCGACATCGTCGTGTCCAGCGTACAGACCGCGCTGGGTGATCCGAATGACTAG
- the lpxK gene encoding tetraacyldisaccharide 4'-kinase has translation MASKLESTLTRAWLRRGPLALALLPLALLFRVLAGLRTLLYRLKLKKSERLPVPVIVVGNIFIGGTGKTPLTIWLADSLRGAGLRPGVISRGHGGAAETPREVTPQSRPEEVGDEPLLIAARAGCPVVVGRQRAQAGRALLTSHPEVDVLITDDGLQHYALARDVEIVLFDGRGVGNGWLLPAGPLREPPSRRRDFTVVNAPEITPRLARAVGGQPFQMQLAGDFAEPLMRPQDCLPLGRLKGRRIVAAAGIGNPGRFFAMLRGAGLDFRELPLPDHHDFLDRPFDGLDADVILITEKDAVKCRQLDNLKDDPRLWVVPVTARIDPALAEQIVEKCRGRSTA, from the coding sequence ATGGCATCCAAGCTCGAATCCACTCTCACCCGCGCCTGGCTGCGGCGCGGCCCGCTGGCGCTGGCCCTGCTGCCGCTGGCGCTGCTGTTCCGCGTCCTGGCCGGCCTGCGCACGCTCCTGTACCGCCTCAAGCTCAAGAAGAGCGAACGCCTGCCGGTGCCCGTCATCGTGGTCGGCAACATCTTCATCGGCGGGACCGGCAAGACGCCGCTGACCATCTGGCTGGCGGACAGCCTGCGCGGCGCCGGCCTGCGCCCGGGCGTGATCTCGCGCGGCCACGGCGGTGCGGCCGAGACGCCGCGCGAAGTCACGCCGCAGTCGCGTCCCGAGGAAGTGGGCGACGAGCCGCTCCTGATCGCGGCGCGCGCCGGCTGCCCGGTGGTGGTCGGGCGCCAGCGGGCGCAGGCGGGCAGGGCGCTGCTCACCAGCCACCCGGAAGTCGACGTCCTGATCACCGACGACGGCCTGCAGCACTACGCCTTGGCGCGCGACGTCGAGATCGTCCTGTTCGACGGCCGCGGCGTCGGCAACGGCTGGCTGCTGCCGGCCGGGCCGCTGCGCGAACCGCCCTCGCGGCGCCGCGATTTCACGGTGGTGAACGCGCCCGAGATCACCCCGAGGCTGGCGCGCGCCGTCGGCGGCCAGCCTTTCCAGATGCAGCTGGCGGGCGATTTCGCCGAACCCCTGATGCGGCCGCAAGACTGCCTTCCCTTGGGGCGCCTGAAGGGCCGCCGCATCGTCGCGGCCGCCGGTATCGGCAATCCGGGCCGCTTCTTCGCCATGCTGCGCGGCGCCGGCCTGGACTTCCGGGAACTGCCGCTGCCCGACCACCACGACTTCCTCGACCGGCCTTTCGACGGACTCGACGCCGATGTCATCCTGATCACGGAGAAGGATGCAGTAAAATGTCGGCAACTTGATAACCTGAAGGACGACCCGCGCTTGTGGGTCGTGCCCGTGACGGCGCGGATCGACCCCGCGCTGGCCGAACAAATCGTGGAGAAATGTCGTGGACGCTCGACTGCTTGA
- the dmeF gene encoding CDF family Co(II)/Ni(II) efflux transporter DmeF, giving the protein MQDLTHQHTVDDLAHDHIFDQGSNAAERGTRLVMWITASMMVVEIAAGWWFNSMALLADGWHMSSHALAIGLSAFAYSAARTYAKDPRFAFGTWKIEVLAGYTSAVFLLGIAALMAFSSIERIFTPEPIHYREAIVIAILGLVVNVVCALILGHAHHDHGHGHGHHHHGHAHAHDDHGHGHHDLNLKSAYIHVIADAATSVLAIGALAGGWAFGWSWLDPVMGIVGAVLVAMWAKNLIVETGKVLLDREMDTPVVEEIREVVAAASTAGYTRLVDLHVWRVGKQFYSCALSLVTNDPALTPVKLREQLGIHEEIVHATIEVHYRPDNAS; this is encoded by the coding sequence ATGCAAGACCTGACTCATCAACACACTGTCGACGACCTCGCACACGACCACATCTTCGACCAGGGCAGCAATGCCGCCGAGCGCGGCACGCGCCTGGTCATGTGGATCACCGCGTCCATGATGGTGGTGGAGATCGCCGCCGGCTGGTGGTTCAATTCGATGGCGCTGCTGGCGGACGGCTGGCACATGAGTTCCCATGCGCTGGCGATCGGCCTGAGCGCATTCGCTTACTCCGCCGCACGCACATATGCGAAGGATCCGCGCTTTGCCTTTGGCACGTGGAAGATCGAAGTCCTGGCGGGCTATACGAGCGCCGTCTTCCTGCTCGGGATTGCGGCATTGATGGCATTCAGTTCGATCGAGCGCATCTTCACGCCCGAACCCATCCACTATCGGGAAGCGATCGTCATCGCCATCCTGGGCCTGGTCGTGAACGTGGTTTGCGCATTGATCCTTGGCCATGCCCACCACGATCACGGCCACGGCCACGGGCATCATCACCATGGACATGCGCATGCGCATGACGATCATGGACACGGTCATCATGACCTGAACCTGAAGTCCGCCTATATCCACGTGATTGCAGACGCGGCGACATCGGTGCTGGCGATCGGCGCGCTGGCTGGCGGATGGGCGTTTGGCTGGTCCTGGCTCGATCCGGTGATGGGTATTGTCGGCGCGGTGCTCGTCGCGATGTGGGCAAAGAACCTGATCGTCGAGACCGGAAAAGTCTTGCTCGACCGCGAAATGGACACCCCGGTTGTCGAGGAAATTCGCGAGGTCGTAGCAGCAGCGTCGACTGCAGGCTATACCAGACTGGTCGACTTGCACGTCTGGCGCGTCGGCAAGCAGTTCTATTCCTGTGCCTTGAGCCTCGTGACGAATGACCCGGCCCTGACACCAGTCAAGCTACGTGAGCAACTGGGCATTCACGAAGAAATTGTGCACGCGACGATCGAAGTGCATTATCGGCCCGACAACGCAAGCTAG
- a CDS encoding sensor histidine kinase, which produces MARPFIVRYWRGLLAAVGALVLIAAAGHWAGQRELDAKTQALRQAAAAQALGLRGLVEKHDFLPHAVARHPGVQELLRAPWDAALQARVNAYFADLQATTGAAALYLVDRDGLTLAASNWNTPSSFVGQNYRQRAYFEDAVQGRRGLFYGLGLTTGQSGLFIAEPVRIDGAILGVAVVKISLEALQATWMRGPEPVVLRDSRGIVFLSGEPAWLYQAIRPVSAQDARWIAEHGQYGKRTRFGVLPWKPEALPGMPGFVLRTEVRGQARSLLALDTPLPELGWTLTVTSSMKEVAQARRSALALTALAMALLLLGLSYWRLREKRFVEQRSARIELERRVEERTRDLEEAHAFRKAMEDSLLVGMRARDPDGKIIYVNPALCAMVGYSAEELLGCRPPYPYWHPDDLEKQARESEDALQGRAAPHGFESRIRHKDGHDVITMVYTAPLVDAQGVHRGWMSSVVDITAQKQAEARQRDQELRLQRSARLASVGEMASTLAHELNQPLMALSNFAVAARALAVQGQSELLPGALDEIVGQSQRASEIVKRVRAFINPQRAQYESLAIDSVITHAQALLEPELKSQGVTLRLLRMDAGARVRGDRVLLEQVLVNLIHNAMHAVQDQPRQRRVIELACRRSAQGLLISVADRGPGIAPEQREQVFAPFFTTRPDGLGLGLNICRSIVEAHGGAIGVDNRLEGGAVFSFTLPTEP; this is translated from the coding sequence ATGGCGCGCCCGTTCATCGTTCGTTACTGGCGCGGGCTCCTTGCCGCCGTGGGAGCGCTGGTCCTGATCGCGGCCGCGGGACACTGGGCCGGGCAGCGCGAGCTGGACGCCAAGACCCAGGCACTGCGCCAGGCCGCCGCCGCGCAGGCGCTGGGCCTGCGCGGCCTGGTCGAGAAGCACGACTTCTTGCCGCATGCCGTGGCGCGTCACCCGGGCGTGCAGGAGCTGCTGCGCGCCCCGTGGGATGCCGCCCTGCAGGCGCGCGTCAACGCGTATTTCGCCGACCTGCAGGCGACCACCGGCGCGGCGGCGCTCTACCTGGTCGACCGCGACGGCTTGACGCTGGCCGCCAGCAACTGGAACACCCCCTCGAGCTTCGTCGGACAGAACTATCGGCAGCGGGCCTACTTCGAAGATGCCGTGCAGGGCCGGCGCGGATTGTTCTATGGCCTCGGGCTCACCACCGGCCAGTCCGGGCTGTTCATCGCGGAACCCGTGCGCATCGACGGCGCCATCCTCGGGGTGGCGGTGGTCAAGATCAGCCTGGAGGCGCTGCAGGCCACCTGGATGCGCGGGCCGGAACCGGTCGTGCTCAGGGACAGCCGCGGCATCGTCTTCCTGAGCGGCGAGCCCGCATGGCTGTACCAGGCTATCCGGCCGGTGTCCGCGCAAGACGCCCGCTGGATCGCCGAACACGGCCAGTACGGCAAGCGCACCCGCTTCGGCGTCCTGCCATGGAAGCCCGAGGCGCTTCCCGGCATGCCGGGCTTCGTCCTGCGCACCGAGGTGCGGGGGCAAGCCAGGAGCCTGCTCGCGCTCGACACCCCGCTGCCGGAACTGGGCTGGACCCTCACCGTGACCTCGAGCATGAAGGAGGTGGCGCAGGCGCGCCGCTCCGCGCTCGCGCTGACGGCGCTGGCCATGGCGCTGCTGCTGCTCGGCCTGTCGTACTGGCGGCTGCGCGAAAAGCGCTTCGTCGAACAGCGCAGCGCGCGCATCGAGCTGGAACGCCGGGTCGAGGAGCGCACCCGCGACCTGGAAGAAGCGCACGCCTTCCGCAAGGCGATGGAAGATTCGTTGCTGGTGGGCATGCGCGCCCGCGATCCGGACGGGAAGATCATCTACGTCAATCCGGCGCTGTGCGCCATGGTCGGCTACAGCGCCGAGGAACTGCTCGGCTGCCGGCCGCCCTACCCCTACTGGCATCCGGACGACCTGGAAAAGCAGGCGCGCGAAAGCGAAGATGCCCTGCAGGGGCGCGCCGCGCCGCACGGCTTCGAGTCGCGCATCCGCCACAAGGACGGGCACGACGTGATCACGATGGTCTATACCGCCCCGCTGGTCGATGCCCAGGGCGTGCACCGGGGCTGGATGAGTTCGGTCGTGGACATCACCGCGCAGAAGCAGGCCGAAGCCCGCCAGCGCGACCAGGAACTGCGCCTGCAGCGCAGCGCGCGCCTGGCCAGCGTGGGCGAGATGGCCTCGACGCTGGCGCATGAACTCAACCAGCCGCTCATGGCCCTGTCCAATTTCGCCGTCGCCGCGCGCGCCCTGGCCGTGCAAGGCCAATCCGAGCTGCTGCCAGGCGCGCTCGACGAGATCGTCGGGCAGTCGCAGCGCGCCAGCGAAATCGTCAAGCGGGTACGCGCCTTCATCAACCCCCAGCGGGCCCAATACGAAAGCCTGGCGATCGACAGCGTGATCACCCATGCGCAAGCCTTGCTCGAGCCAGAGCTGAAAAGCCAGGGCGTCACCCTGCGCCTGCTGCGCATGGACGCCGGCGCCCGGGTGCGCGGCGACCGGGTCCTGCTCGAGCAGGTCCTCGTCAACCTGATCCATAACGCCATGCACGCCGTGCAGGACCAGCCGCGCCAGCGCCGCGTCATCGAGCTGGCCTGCCGCCGCAGCGCGCAGGGACTGCTCATCAGCGTCGCCGACCGCGGACCGGGCATTGCGCCCGAGCAGCGCGAGCAGGTCTTCGCCCCCTTCTTCACCACCAGGCCCGATGGCCTCGGACTGGGCCTGAACATCTGCCGCAGCATCGTCGAGGCCCACGGCGGCGCCATCGGCGTCGACAACCGGCTTGAGGGCGGCGCCGTCTTTTCCTTCACCCTGCCCACCGAACCATGA
- a CDS encoding MotA/TolQ/ExbB proton channel family protein → MLAIFQAAGWPIWFLLIASIIAVALIVERLLYLRREKILPKALLDEVIRVYRAGKVTPDVVDKLEHNSPLGTVLAAALRNVDASRDVMKESIEEAGRGVAHGLERFLTTLGTIASLAPLLGLFGTVVGMIEIFGAQSPTGNNPAQLAHGISVALYNTGFGLAIAMPALVFYRHFRSSVDSFIVEMELQAVKFVDVVHGTRK, encoded by the coding sequence TTGCTCGCCATTTTCCAAGCTGCAGGCTGGCCCATCTGGTTCTTGCTGATTGCCTCGATCATTGCCGTCGCGCTGATCGTGGAACGCCTGCTCTACCTGCGCCGCGAGAAGATTCTCCCGAAGGCATTGCTGGATGAAGTGATTCGCGTCTACCGCGCCGGCAAGGTCACGCCCGACGTGGTCGACAAGCTCGAACACAATTCCCCGCTCGGCACCGTACTGGCCGCCGCGCTGCGCAACGTCGACGCCTCGCGCGACGTCATGAAGGAATCCATCGAGGAAGCCGGCCGCGGCGTCGCCCACGGCCTCGAGCGTTTCCTGACCACCCTCGGCACCATCGCGTCGCTGGCTCCGCTGCTGGGCCTGTTCGGCACGGTGGTCGGCATGATCGAGATCTTCGGCGCGCAAAGCCCGACCGGCAACAACCCGGCCCAGCTGGCGCACGGCATCTCGGTGGCGCTGTACAACACCGGCTTCGGTCTGGCCATCGCCATGCCGGCCCTGGTGTTCTACCGCCACTTCCGTTCCTCGGTCGACAGCTTCATCGTCGAGATGGAACTGCAGGCCGTGAAATTCGTCGACGTCGTGCACGGGACCCGCAAATGA
- a CDS encoding superoxide dismutase, translating into MEHTLPPLPYAKDALQPHISAETLEYHHGKHHQTYVTNLNNMIKGTEYENMSLEEIIQKSSGGVFNNSAQVWNHTFFWNCMTPNGGGAPTGKALEAINAKWGSFDKFKEEFNKSALGNFGSGWTWLVQKADGSVDIVNTSNAGTPLTTSDKPLLTADVWEHAYYIDYRNARAKFLDAFWNVANWDFVNQNMA; encoded by the coding sequence ATGGAACATACCCTGCCGCCACTGCCGTACGCTAAGGATGCTCTGCAGCCGCACATCTCGGCCGAGACCCTGGAATATCACCACGGCAAGCACCACCAGACCTATGTCACCAACCTGAACAACATGATCAAGGGGACCGAGTACGAAAACATGTCCCTGGAAGAGATCATCCAGAAGTCGTCCGGTGGTGTGTTCAACAACTCGGCCCAGGTGTGGAACCACACCTTCTTCTGGAACTGCATGACCCCGAACGGCGGCGGCGCTCCGACCGGCAAGGCGCTTGAGGCAATCAACGCCAAGTGGGGTTCGTTCGACAAGTTCAAGGAAGAGTTCAACAAGTCGGCACTGGGCAACTTCGGCTCGGGCTGGACCTGGCTGGTGCAGAAGGCCGACGGCAGCGTCGACATCGTCAACACCTCGAACGCCGGCACCCCGCTGACCACCTCGGACAAGCCTCTGCTGACCGCCGACGTCTGGGAGCACGCCTACTACATCGACTACCGCAACGCGCGCGCCAAGTTCCTGGACGCGTTCTGGAATGTCGCCAACTGGGACTTCGTGAACCAGAACATGGCGTAA
- a CDS encoding response regulator transcription factor encodes MKEAPLTLYVVDDDEALRRSLLLLLFSQGMAVQAFESGEAFLDTVDLHQPGCVILDLRMGGMSGLEVFERLLAAHSPLVTLFLSAHGDIPTALEAVRRGAYDWVEKPDTRQLLDKLPAAAALARARAQALRRWAELTPREREVAKLVGLGQPNKEIARMLVPPCSHRSVETHRANIFNKLQCANDNELGRWLAAHPWLD; translated from the coding sequence ATGAAAGAAGCGCCCCTGACCCTGTACGTCGTCGACGACGACGAAGCCCTGCGCCGCTCCCTGCTCCTGCTGCTGTTCTCGCAGGGCATGGCGGTGCAGGCCTTCGAGTCCGGCGAGGCCTTTCTCGACACCGTCGACCTGCACCAGCCGGGCTGCGTCATCCTCGACCTGCGCATGGGCGGGATGAGCGGCCTGGAAGTCTTCGAACGCCTGCTTGCGGCGCACAGTCCGCTGGTCACCCTGTTCCTGTCGGCGCACGGCGACATCCCGACCGCCCTGGAAGCGGTGCGGCGCGGCGCCTACGACTGGGTGGAAAAGCCGGACACCCGGCAGCTGCTCGACAAGCTCCCCGCCGCCGCCGCGCTGGCCCGGGCCCGCGCCCAGGCGCTGCGCCGGTGGGCCGAGCTGACGCCGCGCGAGCGCGAGGTGGCGAAACTGGTGGGCCTGGGCCAGCCCAACAAGGAGATCGCGCGCATGCTGGTGCCGCCCTGCAGCCACCGTTCGGTGGAGACCCACCGCGCCAACATCTTCAACAAGCTGCAATGCGCCAATGACAACGAGCTGGGCCGCTGGCTGGCGGCGCATCCCTGGCTCGACTGA
- a CDS encoding Trm112 family protein, whose protein sequence is MDARLLDILVCPLCKGPLQYDKKAQELICSPDRLAYPIRDGIPIMWADQARKVEPV, encoded by the coding sequence GTGGACGCTCGACTGCTTGATATCCTGGTCTGCCCGCTGTGCAAGGGCCCACTCCAGTACGACAAGAAGGCGCAGGAACTCATCTGCAGCCCGGACCGCCTTGCTTACCCGATCCGGGATGGCATTCCGATCATGTGGGCCGACCAGGCGCGCAAGGTCGAACCGGTGTAA
- a CDS encoding DUF1289 domain-containing protein: MAVKSPCVELCQFDGKTGFCTGCLRTLAEAREWKKMTDHRRHQIINERARREKKLDGR, translated from the coding sequence ATGGCTGTGAAATCACCCTGCGTCGAACTATGCCAGTTCGACGGCAAGACCGGCTTCTGTACCGGATGCCTGCGCACGCTTGCCGAGGCGCGCGAGTGGAAGAAGATGACCGATCACCGCAGGCACCAGATCATCAACGAACGCGCGCGGCGCGAGAAAAAACTGGATGGCCGATAG